From the Caballeronia sp. LZ062 genome, one window contains:
- a CDS encoding glutathione S-transferase family protein yields the protein MSLILYAHPFSSYCQKALIALYENATPFAWRPLTPDAPQSMRELAEMWPIRKFPVLVDDGKPVIEATVIIEYLDVFYPGPVRLIPEDPRAALEVRWMDRFFDNYVATPQQKIVFDCMRAENERDARGVADARAMLDTSYAYLDRLMANREWAAGDVFSLADCAAAPFLFYADWTHRISDAYPNVIAYRERLLARPSFARAVDEARPYRPLFPLGAPDRD from the coding sequence ATGAGCCTCATCCTCTATGCGCATCCTTTTTCGTCTTATTGTCAGAAAGCGCTGATTGCGCTTTACGAAAACGCGACGCCGTTCGCATGGCGGCCGCTCACGCCCGACGCGCCGCAGTCCATGCGCGAACTCGCCGAAATGTGGCCCATCAGGAAATTCCCCGTGCTCGTCGATGACGGCAAGCCGGTGATCGAAGCGACGGTCATCATCGAGTATCTGGATGTGTTCTATCCGGGCCCCGTGCGGCTTATCCCGGAAGATCCGCGCGCCGCGCTCGAAGTGCGGTGGATGGACCGCTTCTTCGACAATTACGTGGCCACGCCGCAGCAAAAGATCGTGTTCGACTGCATGCGCGCAGAGAACGAACGCGATGCGCGCGGCGTCGCGGATGCCCGCGCGATGCTCGACACGTCCTACGCGTATCTCGACCGCCTGATGGCGAACCGCGAATGGGCCGCGGGCGATGTCTTCAGCCTCGCCGATTGCGCCGCCGCGCCGTTCCTGTTCTACGCGGACTGGACGCATCGCATTAGCGACGCTTATCCGAATGTGATCGCGTATCGCGAGCGGCTGCTCGCGCGGCCTTCGTTCGCGCGGGCAGTCGATGAGGCGCGGCCGTATCGGCCGCTTTTTCCGCTCGGCGCGCCCGACCGCGATTGA
- a CDS encoding response regulator has protein sequence MVRTDKIRLVVADEQPVIVLGLQTWFEARERYRVVASATDEAQLLWKLRDANAELVIVDCALGAHARPAADRFGILRVLRGQAPHAAVVALTRDTDPLAVRAMQRAGADGIASTRDELKDLGRVCDRVLSGVKGVISRRIAACPESEGRIAHGAFNPNAIYREVRVSATTLPARN, from the coding sequence ATGGTACGTACGGACAAGATAAGACTGGTTGTCGCAGACGAGCAACCGGTCATCGTTCTGGGACTGCAGACGTGGTTCGAGGCGCGCGAGCGTTATCGCGTGGTCGCGAGCGCAACGGACGAAGCGCAGCTGCTGTGGAAGCTGCGCGATGCGAACGCCGAGTTGGTGATCGTCGACTGCGCGCTCGGTGCGCACGCGCGCCCGGCAGCCGACCGGTTCGGCATCCTGCGCGTGCTGCGCGGGCAGGCGCCGCATGCAGCGGTCGTCGCGTTGACGCGGGACACGGATCCGCTCGCCGTTCGCGCGATGCAGCGCGCGGGCGCCGACGGCATCGCGAGTACCCGCGACGAGCTGAAGGACCTCGGGCGCGTGTGCGACCGCGTGCTGTCGGGCGTAAAGGGCGTGATTTCGCGGCGCATCGCCGCTTGTCCAGAAAGCGAGGGCCGGATCGCGCACGGTGCGTTCAATCCGAACGCGATCTATCGCGAAGTGCGCGTGAGCGCGACGACGCTCCCCGCGCGCAACTGA
- the nudC gene encoding NAD(+) diphosphatase — MLTPPHAIGFTQDPLDRMSEKRDDEAFVASLHDHATTRFLLFVKDVPLFKRTDGHDPLFVAQEAAQFGAPLQTVLLGRDADQRALFACTVDTTPDAAADVLGSTPVEAIELRPVAMQGLVAPPLVSALGEARSMLDWHRRHRFCANCGHPTDSAGAGWRRICGNCRAQHFPRVDPVVIMLVTDGERCLLGRQPQFAPGMYSALAGFIEPGETIEHAVYREVLEEAGIRCADVRYFASQPWPFPSSLMIGCFARATDTQITVDQHELEDARWFSRDEVAAMLDGAHAQGLSAPKPFAIAHHLLKAFVEGI; from the coding sequence ATGCTCACGCCGCCTCACGCCATCGGTTTCACGCAGGATCCGCTTGACCGCATGTCCGAAAAGCGCGACGACGAAGCTTTCGTCGCGAGCCTCCACGATCACGCCACCACCCGCTTTCTGCTCTTCGTGAAGGACGTGCCGCTCTTCAAGCGCACGGACGGCCACGATCCGCTCTTCGTCGCGCAGGAAGCCGCGCAGTTCGGCGCGCCGCTGCAGACAGTTCTGCTCGGTCGCGACGCGGACCAGCGCGCGCTCTTCGCCTGCACAGTCGATACGACCCCCGACGCCGCCGCGGATGTGCTCGGGAGCACGCCCGTCGAAGCCATCGAACTGCGCCCGGTCGCGATGCAGGGGCTCGTCGCGCCGCCGCTCGTCAGCGCGCTCGGCGAGGCGCGCTCGATGCTCGACTGGCATCGGCGGCACCGCTTCTGCGCAAACTGCGGGCATCCGACCGACAGCGCGGGCGCGGGCTGGCGGCGCATCTGCGGCAACTGCCGCGCGCAGCATTTTCCGCGCGTCGATCCGGTCGTCATCATGCTCGTCACGGACGGCGAGCGCTGCCTGCTCGGCCGCCAGCCGCAATTCGCGCCGGGCATGTACTCCGCGCTCGCGGGCTTCATCGAGCCCGGCGAAACCATCGAACATGCGGTGTATCGGGAAGTGCTGGAGGAAGCGGGCATCCGCTGCGCCGACGTGCGTTACTTCGCGTCGCAGCCGTGGCCGTTTCCTTCATCGCTCATGATCGGCTGCTTCGCGCGCGCGACGGACACGCAAATCACCGTTGACCAGCACGAACTGGAAGACGCGCGCTGGTTCTCCCGCGATGAAGTCGCCGCCATGCTCGACGGCGCGCACGCGCAAGGACTCAGCGCGCCGAAGCCGTTTGCCATCGCGCATCACTTGCTGAAGGCGTTCGTCGAGGGAATCTGA
- a CDS encoding LacI family DNA-binding transcriptional regulator produces the protein MTKLADLSDDAAKAAATPRRTRGTPKGVRITDVAASAGVSPITVSRVFNAPDTVAPETLARVRQAVNELGYVPNRLAGGLSSAKSRLIAAIVPTVAHSLFSETVQVFSDTMSRAGYQVLLGLSGYSDDNEDQLLDAVLSRRPEGVLLTGVAHTATLRERLRKIGIPIVETWDMTDDPIDMLVGFSHYRIGAAVAERFVARGAKHPALVCATDQRALARRRGFIETLALRGMHDVADVLMPPPSSVALGKDALRRIRETAPQVDAIFCSSDLLALGVVSEARRLGLDVPARLAVCGFGDLDFAADTTPALTTVRVDGKRIGATAARCLIDRLSGAAPVAPVDVGFEIIERETL, from the coding sequence ATGACCAAGCTCGCCGACCTCTCTGACGACGCCGCAAAGGCGGCCGCCACGCCACGCCGCACGCGCGGCACGCCGAAGGGCGTGCGCATCACGGACGTGGCGGCGTCCGCGGGCGTCTCGCCGATCACCGTTTCGCGCGTGTTCAACGCGCCGGACACGGTCGCGCCGGAGACGCTCGCCCGCGTGCGCCAGGCGGTGAACGAACTCGGCTACGTGCCGAACCGGCTGGCGGGCGGCTTGTCGTCGGCGAAGTCGCGGCTGATCGCGGCCATCGTGCCGACCGTCGCGCATTCGCTGTTCTCCGAAACCGTGCAGGTGTTCAGCGATACGATGTCGCGCGCCGGCTATCAGGTGCTGCTCGGCCTGTCCGGCTACAGCGACGACAACGAGGATCAACTGCTCGACGCCGTGCTGAGCCGCCGTCCCGAAGGCGTGCTGCTCACAGGCGTCGCGCATACGGCGACGCTGCGCGAGCGCCTGCGCAAGATCGGCATTCCGATTGTCGAGACATGGGACATGACCGACGATCCCATCGACATGCTCGTGGGCTTCTCCCACTATCGGATAGGCGCGGCGGTGGCGGAGCGCTTCGTCGCGCGCGGCGCGAAGCACCCGGCGCTCGTCTGCGCGACCGATCAGCGGGCGCTCGCGCGGCGGCGCGGTTTCATCGAGACGCTTGCTTTGCGCGGCATGCACGACGTCGCCGATGTGCTGATGCCGCCGCCCTCGTCGGTGGCGCTCGGTAAGGACGCGCTGCGGCGCATCCGGGAGACGGCGCCGCAGGTCGACGCCATCTTTTGCAGCTCGGACCTGCTTGCGCTCGGCGTGGTGTCCGAGGCGCGGCGGCTCGGTCTGGACGTGCCCGCGCGGCTCGCGGTCTGCGGCTTCGGCGATCTCGACTTCGCCGCCGACACGACGCCCGCGCTGACCACGGTGCGCGTCGATGGCAAGCGCATCGGCGCGACGGCGGCGCGCTGCCTGATCGACCGGCTAAGTGGCGCGGCGCCGGTTGCGCCGGTCGATGTGGGCTTCGAGATCATCGAGCGCGAAACGCTCTGA
- a CDS encoding MFS transporter: MPLVGLLYLVAYIDRSNIGFAKLQMLGSLGISEVAYGLGASLFFIGYLIFEIPSNVLLHKYGAPRWIARIMLTWGVVTISLAFTTNATMFYILRFLLGASEAGLYPGVIYYLTLWFPQRHRVRMLGYFTLGSSIGNMVGAPICGYLLDKAWFGLQGWQLVFIVTGVPSVLLTAVVLLWLPASPKKARFLSDDEKHWLDATLETERQQAKKAETSHANVMRVLTEPRVIGMALYYMMLSMSVYGVSYWLPTLVKGFGVSNTTNGLLNIVPWLAATVVLAWLPAKLRATNGSDRRTTVAMLAAALLGVVFFLASVFLPTNTLRFIALCLGAPCMYLLLPCFWTIPPKFLTGARAAAGIAAINSLGNVGGFIAQNLVPWVRQTSGSVKAPMLIPAACLLIFAVVTMLLMRRGNTRGDAAVDAPAKA, encoded by the coding sequence ATGCCGCTCGTCGGGCTGCTGTATCTCGTCGCGTATATCGACCGCTCGAACATCGGCTTCGCCAAGTTGCAGATGCTCGGCAGCTTAGGCATCTCCGAGGTCGCGTATGGTCTCGGCGCGTCGCTCTTCTTCATCGGCTATCTCATCTTCGAGATTCCGAGCAACGTGCTGCTGCACAAGTACGGCGCGCCGCGCTGGATTGCGCGGATCATGCTGACGTGGGGCGTCGTCACGATTTCCCTTGCGTTCACCACGAACGCGACGATGTTCTACATCCTGCGTTTTCTGCTCGGCGCGTCGGAGGCGGGGCTGTATCCCGGCGTCATCTATTACCTGACGCTGTGGTTTCCGCAGCGGCATCGCGTGCGGATGCTCGGGTATTTCACGCTCGGCAGCAGCATCGGCAACATGGTCGGCGCGCCCATCTGCGGCTATCTGCTCGACAAGGCATGGTTCGGCCTGCAAGGCTGGCAACTGGTCTTCATCGTGACGGGCGTGCCTTCCGTGCTGCTCACGGCGGTCGTGCTGCTGTGGCTGCCGGCATCGCCGAAAAAGGCGCGCTTTCTCTCCGACGACGAAAAGCACTGGCTCGATGCCACGCTCGAAACCGAACGGCAGCAGGCGAAGAAAGCCGAGACGAGCCACGCGAACGTCATGCGCGTGCTCACCGAGCCGCGCGTGATCGGCATGGCGCTCTACTACATGATGCTGTCGATGTCCGTCTACGGCGTCAGCTACTGGCTGCCCACGCTCGTGAAGGGCTTCGGCGTCTCGAATACGACGAACGGCCTGCTGAACATCGTGCCGTGGCTCGCGGCAACCGTCGTGCTCGCGTGGCTGCCGGCGAAGCTGCGCGCGACGAACGGCTCCGACCGGCGCACGACGGTGGCGATGCTGGCTGCGGCGCTGCTCGGCGTCGTGTTCTTCCTCGCGAGCGTGTTTCTGCCGACCAACACGCTGCGCTTCATCGCGCTCTGCCTCGGCGCGCCGTGCATGTACCTGCTGCTGCCGTGCTTCTGGACGATCCCGCCGAAATTCCTGACCGGCGCGCGCGCGGCGGCGGGCATTGCCGCGATCAATTCGCTCGGCAACGTCGGCGGATTCATCGCGCAGAATCTGGTTCCGTGGGTCCGGCAGACGAGCGGAAGCGTGAAGGCGCCGATGCTCATTCCGGCCGCGTGCCTGCTGATCTTCGCCGTCGTCACGATGCTGCTGATGCGGCGCGGGAACACGCGCGGCGACGCGGCCGTCGATGCGCCGGCGAAGGCCTAG
- a CDS encoding ribonuclease activity regulator RraA, which yields MTTQDIAISDETLDLLRHVSTATLTTQLFKRGLRNVFLQGVAPLVKPAKGAPNLVGPAFTLRNIPAREDIDHVGVFQDPDHPQRKAVESAPPGSVLVQDCRGDRTVASTGSILTTRLKVRGVAGMVSDGCVRDSGTIGDIGLPLFCAGASAPLNLAKHHAVDMNVPIACGGVAVYPGDIVVGDVDGVVIVPRHMAEQVAKDAAEQELLEEFVTTRVEAGALLRGTYPPNEETLAAYAEWRKTRG from the coding sequence ATGACGACACAAGACATCGCCATTTCCGACGAAACGCTCGACTTGCTGCGCCACGTCAGCACCGCAACGCTCACGACGCAGCTCTTCAAACGCGGCCTGCGCAACGTGTTCCTGCAAGGCGTCGCGCCGCTCGTGAAGCCCGCGAAGGGCGCGCCGAATCTCGTCGGCCCGGCCTTCACGCTGCGCAACATTCCGGCGCGCGAGGACATCGATCACGTCGGCGTGTTTCAGGACCCTGACCATCCGCAGCGCAAGGCGGTCGAAAGCGCGCCGCCGGGCAGCGTGCTGGTGCAGGATTGCCGCGGCGATCGCACGGTGGCATCCACCGGTTCGATCCTGACGACGCGCCTCAAGGTGCGCGGCGTCGCGGGCATGGTGTCGGACGGCTGCGTGCGCGACAGCGGCACCATCGGCGACATCGGGCTGCCGCTCTTCTGCGCGGGCGCGAGCGCGCCGCTCAACCTGGCAAAGCATCACGCGGTGGACATGAACGTGCCGATCGCGTGCGGCGGCGTGGCGGTGTATCCGGGCGATATCGTCGTCGGCGATGTGGATGGCGTCGTGATCGTGCCGCGTCACATGGCCGAGCAGGTCGCGAAAGATGCCGCCGAGCAGGAACTGCTCGAAGAGTTCGTGACGACGCGCGTGGAAGCGGGCGCGCTGTTGCGCGGCACGTATCCGCCGAACGAGGAAACGCTCGCGGCGTATGCCGAATGGCGTAAGACGCGCGGTTGA
- the araD gene encoding L-arabinonate dehydratase, whose translation MAYDPTKRKTPEELRSHRWYGVNDLRSFGHRSRTAQMGYHSSDYMGKPVIAVVNTWSEINSCHTHFKQRVEEVKRGIWQAGGFPVEMPVMTLAEPFQKPTTMLYRNFLAMEVEELLRSYPFDGCVLMGGCDKTTPGLLMGAISMDLPAIYLPAGPMLRGDWNGRTLGSGSDTWKYWAELRAGKITEDEWKGVESGIARSPGHCMTMGTASTMTSATEALGLTLPGFASIPAVDSRHAQYASLTGQRIVEMVWTDLKPSDILTPKSFDNAVTTVLAMSGSTNAIVHLVAVARRAGVPLTTARFDELSRVTPVIGNLRPAGKYLMEDFFYAGGLRALLAELGGLIDGSQLTVNGATLGENIAGAEIFNDDVIRRLGNPLVPNDGLAVLTGNLAPDGAVIKPAAMEAHLLKHRGPAVVFKDYADMAARIDDEALDITADSVIVLQHAGPVGAPGMPEWGQLPIPQKLLKEGVRDMVRISDARMSGTSYGACVLHVAPESFVGGPLALVKDGDIVELDVPARRLHLDVSDDELAARKAAWTPPKRPFERGFGVMHQLHVTQANKGCDFDFLEEKTAAHGGEPEIH comes from the coding sequence TTGGCCTACGACCCCACGAAACGCAAGACGCCAGAAGAACTGCGCAGCCATCGGTGGTACGGCGTGAACGACCTGCGCTCGTTCGGACACCGTTCGCGCACGGCGCAGATGGGCTATCACTCGTCCGATTACATGGGCAAGCCGGTGATCGCCGTGGTCAATACGTGGAGCGAGATCAACTCGTGTCACACGCATTTCAAGCAGCGCGTCGAGGAAGTGAAGCGCGGCATCTGGCAGGCGGGCGGCTTTCCGGTGGAAATGCCGGTTATGACGCTCGCCGAGCCGTTCCAGAAGCCGACGACCATGCTCTATCGCAACTTTCTCGCGATGGAAGTGGAGGAGCTGCTGCGCTCGTACCCGTTCGATGGCTGCGTGCTGATGGGCGGCTGCGACAAGACCACGCCCGGCCTGTTGATGGGCGCGATCAGCATGGACCTGCCCGCCATCTACCTTCCGGCCGGACCGATGCTGCGCGGCGACTGGAACGGCCGCACGCTCGGCAGCGGGTCGGACACGTGGAAATATTGGGCGGAACTGCGCGCGGGCAAGATCACCGAGGACGAGTGGAAGGGCGTCGAGAGCGGCATCGCGCGCTCGCCGGGCCATTGCATGACGATGGGCACGGCATCAACGATGACGAGCGCCACCGAAGCGCTCGGCCTCACGCTGCCCGGCTTCGCGTCGATTCCGGCGGTGGACTCGCGGCATGCGCAGTATGCGTCGCTGACGGGGCAGCGCATCGTCGAGATGGTGTGGACCGATCTCAAGCCGTCCGACATTCTCACGCCGAAGTCATTCGACAACGCCGTCACCACGGTGCTCGCGATGTCGGGCTCGACCAACGCTATCGTGCATCTGGTCGCAGTTGCGCGCCGCGCGGGCGTGCCGCTCACGACGGCGCGCTTCGACGAACTGTCGCGCGTGACGCCGGTGATCGGCAATCTGCGGCCGGCCGGCAAGTATCTGATGGAAGACTTCTTCTACGCGGGCGGCTTGCGCGCGCTGCTCGCCGAACTCGGCGGCTTGATAGACGGTTCGCAACTAACGGTCAATGGCGCGACGCTCGGCGAGAACATCGCGGGCGCCGAAATTTTCAATGACGACGTGATTCGCCGGCTTGGCAATCCGCTCGTGCCGAACGACGGTCTCGCCGTGCTCACCGGCAACCTCGCGCCCGATGGCGCCGTCATCAAACCGGCGGCGATGGAAGCGCATCTGCTGAAGCATCGCGGGCCGGCGGTCGTGTTCAAGGACTACGCGGACATGGCCGCACGCATCGACGACGAAGCCCTCGATATCACCGCCGATTCCGTGATCGTGCTTCAGCACGCGGGGCCGGTCGGTGCGCCTGGAATGCCGGAGTGGGGCCAGTTGCCGATCCCGCAGAAGCTGTTGAAAGAGGGCGTGCGCGACATGGTCCGCATCTCGGACGCGCGCATGAGCGGCACGAGCTACGGCGCGTGCGTGCTGCATGTGGCGCCCGAATCGTTCGTCGGCGGGCCGCTCGCGCTGGTGAAGGACGGCGACATCGTGGAACTGGACGTGCCCGCCCGCCGCCTGCATCTCGACGTCAGCGACGATGAACTCGCCGCGCGCAAAGCCGCGTGGACGCCGCCTAAGCGCCCGTTCGAACGCGGCTTCGGCGTGATGCATCAACTGCACGTCACGCAGGCGAACAAGGGCTGCGACTTCGATTTCCTCGAAGAGAAGACGGCCGCGCACGGCGGCGAGCCGGAAATCCACTGA
- a CDS encoding MarC family protein — translation MFNEFAKTVLVIVAGLFPIINPPAVALVVLSMLPHISDAERQELARRISLNSFVILLVSLSVGAYVLNFFGISIPVLRVAGGIVVSMAGWSLLQAPDEDASAEPTPKPRSGASLRAKAFYPLTLPITVGPGSIAVAIALGTGSPRHGLQPVHIVGVTIGLVLVCASIYVCVRFAGYLERLLGTVGTQVAMRLFAFVIFCIGVQILWLGLSELLGSIHPVVK, via the coding sequence ATGTTCAACGAATTCGCGAAGACCGTGCTCGTGATCGTCGCCGGGCTCTTTCCGATCATCAATCCGCCTGCGGTCGCGCTCGTCGTGCTGAGCATGCTGCCGCATATCAGCGATGCCGAGCGGCAGGAACTCGCCCGGCGCATCTCGTTGAACAGCTTCGTGATTCTGCTGGTGTCGCTCTCGGTGGGAGCATACGTGCTCAACTTCTTCGGCATCTCGATTCCGGTGTTGCGCGTGGCGGGCGGCATCGTGGTCTCGATGGCGGGCTGGAGTCTCCTGCAGGCGCCCGACGAAGACGCTTCCGCCGAGCCGACGCCTAAGCCACGCAGCGGCGCATCGCTGCGCGCGAAGGCGTTCTATCCGCTGACGCTGCCGATCACCGTCGGCCCCGGCTCGATCGCCGTCGCGATCGCGCTCGGCACGGGCTCGCCGCGCCACGGCTTGCAGCCGGTCCATATCGTCGGCGTGACGATCGGGCTCGTGCTGGTGTGCGCGAGCATCTACGTCTGCGTGCGCTTCGCCGGATATTTGGAGCGGCTGCTCGGCACGGTCGGCACGCAGGTCGCCATGCGGCTCTTCGCGTTCGTCATCTTCTGCATCGGCGTGCAGATTCTGTGGCTCGGGCTTTCGGAACTGCTCGGCTCCATTCATCCCGTCGTCAAATAG
- a CDS encoding DUF2000 domain-containing protein, with amino-acid sequence MTNETTQAGARAQRCVIVVDRALPAGKAANAAAVLALTVGQRHPALVGEPLVDASGVAHPGLIPVGIAVLAATQDELASIRGKALAADCDVVAFPEQGQQTTDYAAFRDAVATVATDALRYVGVALIGDRKPVSKAVANLGLLK; translated from the coding sequence ATGACAAACGAGACAACACAAGCCGGCGCGCGAGCGCAACGCTGCGTGATCGTGGTGGATCGCGCGCTGCCTGCCGGCAAAGCCGCGAATGCAGCGGCGGTGCTGGCGTTGACTGTCGGGCAGCGGCACCCGGCGCTCGTGGGAGAACCGCTCGTCGATGCGTCCGGCGTCGCGCATCCGGGGCTGATTCCGGTCGGCATCGCGGTGCTCGCGGCCACTCAGGACGAACTCGCGTCGATTCGCGGCAAGGCGCTCGCCGCCGATTGCGACGTCGTCGCGTTTCCCGAGCAGGGTCAGCAGACGACGGACTATGCCGCCTTTCGCGATGCCGTTGCGACGGTCGCGACCGACGCGCTGCGCTACGTGGGCGTCGCGCTGATCGGCGACAGAAAGCCGGTGAGCAAGGCCGTCGCGAATCTCGGCCTGTTGAAGTGA
- a CDS encoding AraC family transcriptional regulator, producing MSTNARPTSDTHIWRAPDLGAELLLGRFADFAYDVHAHDTACFALLTGGAIRIRMRGTEFVARRGDLYAIDADEPHAGWPVDGDGWTQRTLYVDVAHLLELTGEKRAGGLVGPIIRDPVLSMALQDVHRSSEVRGSSLYRDERYLSFAARLAGRHMKQTTAPREANEPRAVVTARRFLEDRLGEQLRLHEIAAAAGLPPYRLFRAFSRETGMTPHEYQRQARVRRAMALIRRGNALSDIAADTGFADQAHLTRTFRRMLGVTPGAYKAATRG from the coding sequence ATGTCCACGAACGCCCGTCCCACCTCCGACACGCACATCTGGCGGGCGCCCGATCTCGGTGCGGAGCTGCTGCTCGGGCGCTTCGCGGACTTCGCCTACGACGTTCACGCGCACGACACCGCGTGTTTCGCGCTGCTCACGGGCGGCGCGATCCGCATCCGCATGCGCGGCACCGAGTTCGTCGCGCGGCGCGGCGACCTGTACGCCATCGACGCCGACGAACCGCACGCCGGCTGGCCCGTCGACGGCGACGGCTGGACGCAGCGCACGCTGTACGTGGACGTCGCGCATCTGCTGGAGTTGACCGGCGAGAAGCGAGCAGGCGGGCTCGTCGGCCCGATCATCCGCGATCCGGTCCTGAGCATGGCGCTTCAGGACGTGCATCGGTCGTCGGAAGTGCGCGGTTCGTCGCTGTATCGCGACGAGCGGTATCTGTCGTTCGCGGCGCGGCTCGCCGGGCGACACATGAAGCAGACAACGGCGCCGCGCGAGGCGAACGAGCCGCGCGCCGTTGTCACGGCGCGGCGGTTTCTCGAAGATCGTCTCGGCGAGCAACTGCGCCTGCATGAAATCGCGGCGGCGGCGGGTTTGCCGCCGTATCGCCTGTTCCGTGCGTTCAGCCGGGAAACCGGGATGACGCCGCACGAATACCAGCGGCAGGCGCGCGTGCGTCGCGCGATGGCGCTGATTCGGCGCGGCAATGCGTTGAGCGATATCGCCGCCGACACAGGCTTCGCAGATCAGGCGCATCTGACGCGCACCTTTCGCCGTATGCTCGGCGTGACGCCCGGCGCCTACAAGGCCGCGACGCGCGGCTGA
- a CDS encoding NAD(P)-dependent alcohol dehydrogenase has translation MFKAYSYAASAADKPLGPLEIQRREVGPNDVRMDILFCGVCHSDLHMARNEWGGTNYPVVPGHEIVGRVTEVGSDVTKFKAGDIAGVGCMVDSCRVCAACKEGLEQYCEGPESFVQTYNSADKKSGGVTYGGYSTSIVVDEAFTLRVPENLELAAVAPLLCAGITTYSPLRHWGVKEGHKVGIVGLGGLGHMGVKLAAAMGAHVVLFTTSPSKIEDAKRLGAHEVVVSKDPDQMAAHANSFDFILNTVAASHDLDQFITLLKRDGTMTLVGVPEHPHPSPSVGNLIFKRRSLAGSLIGGIAETQEMLDFCGKHGITSDIEMIRMDEINTAYERMLKSDVKYRFVIDMATMR, from the coding sequence ATGTTCAAAGCCTATTCCTATGCTGCGTCCGCCGCTGACAAGCCGCTCGGTCCGCTCGAAATTCAACGCCGCGAAGTCGGCCCGAACGACGTGCGCATGGATATCCTCTTCTGCGGCGTCTGCCACTCGGATCTGCACATGGCGCGCAACGAATGGGGCGGCACCAACTATCCGGTCGTGCCGGGTCACGAAATCGTCGGGCGCGTGACCGAAGTCGGCTCGGACGTGACGAAGTTCAAGGCGGGCGACATCGCAGGCGTCGGCTGCATGGTGGATTCGTGTCGCGTCTGCGCGGCGTGCAAGGAAGGCCTCGAACAGTATTGCGAAGGCCCCGAGAGCTTCGTGCAGACTTACAACTCGGCGGACAAGAAGTCGGGCGGCGTGACGTATGGCGGCTATTCGACGTCCATCGTCGTCGATGAAGCCTTCACGCTGCGCGTGCCCGAGAATCTCGAACTGGCCGCGGTCGCGCCGCTCTTGTGCGCGGGCATCACGACGTATTCGCCGCTGCGTCACTGGGGCGTCAAGGAAGGTCACAAAGTCGGTATCGTGGGTCTGGGCGGCCTGGGGCACATGGGCGTGAAGCTCGCGGCGGCGATGGGCGCGCATGTCGTGCTCTTCACGACATCGCCGAGCAAGATCGAGGATGCCAAGCGTCTGGGCGCGCACGAAGTCGTCGTGTCGAAGGACCCGGATCAGATGGCCGCGCACGCGAACAGCTTCGATTTCATCCTGAACACGGTTGCGGCTTCGCACGATCTCGACCAGTTCATCACGCTGCTCAAGCGTGACGGCACCATGACGCTCGTCGGCGTGCCGGAGCACCCGCATCCGTCGCCGTCGGTCGGGAACTTGATCTTCAAGCGCCGTTCGCTCGCGGGCTCGCTCATCGGCGGCATTGCGGAGACGCAGGAAATGCTCGACTTCTGCGGCAAGCACGGCATCACGTCCGATATCGAGATGATCCGCATGGACGAGATCAATACGGCATACGAGCGCATGTTGAAGAGCGACGTGAAGTACCGCTTCGTGATCGACATGGCGACGATGCGCTAA
- a CDS encoding spore coat U domain-containing protein, with protein MKSMFKKAAVVALIAGATLPVSTSLFAASKTATFQVTLTIQDDCSISASPLNFGSTGVLANDIDQSANLAVTCTAGTPYNVALDAGSATGSSISARTLTNTASTGVVQYNLFRDASRTQIWGQTVGSDTVSGVGNGNAQTIPVFGRVPVQATPIADTYTSTVTATVVF; from the coding sequence ATGAAGAGCATGTTCAAGAAAGCCGCAGTCGTTGCCCTGATCGCCGGTGCCACGCTTCCCGTTTCCACCAGTCTGTTTGCCGCCAGCAAGACCGCGACCTTTCAGGTCACGTTGACCATTCAGGATGACTGCTCGATCAGCGCAAGCCCGCTCAACTTCGGCTCGACGGGTGTGCTTGCGAACGACATCGACCAATCTGCCAACCTCGCGGTGACCTGCACGGCCGGCACGCCGTACAACGTCGCGCTCGACGCCGGCAGCGCAACCGGCTCCTCCATCTCGGCTCGCACGCTGACGAACACGGCGAGCACCGGCGTCGTGCAGTACAACCTCTTCCGTGATGCTTCGCGCACTCAGATCTGGGGCCAAACGGTCGGCAGCGACACGGTTTCGGGTGTCGGCAACGGCAACGCACAGACGATCCCCGTTTTCGGCCGCGTTCCCGTGCAAGCCACGCCCATAGCGGACACCTACACATCCACCGTCACGGCCACTGTCGTTTTCTGA